Within the Ciconia boyciana chromosome 19, ASM3463844v1, whole genome shotgun sequence genome, the region GAAGGGCAGTCGGGGGCTGGAgggtcccccggccccgcggggacgCCGTGCCCTCACCTGgtgtgctgctggaggtgggaCAGCTGGCGGAAGGACTTCTCGCAGTAGGAGCAGTGGTAGGGTTTGACGCCCAGGTGGATGCGCAGGTGCTGGGCCAGGTAGGAGGCGTTGGCGAAGGACTTGGAGCAATGGGGGCACTTGTGGGGCTTGGCCTCTGTGTGCGACTTGGAGTGGATCTGCATCTCCGACTTGGTGAAGAACGTCAAGGGGCAGACCTTACACCTGGAGGGGGGGAGAACCCCGCAGGGACCGGGCTGGGGTGGGGCGGGCACCCCGCCATCGCCCCGGCCCCCCGAGCGGGTGGGTGGGCGCCTACCTGTACGTCTTCCCCTCTTTGGCGGTCTCCCCCGAGGCCAGGATGGGATAGGGCACCACCAGCACCGGCGGTCCCGAGGGGTTTTCCGCCTTGATCTTCTTCCGGCCTCGTTCCGCCTTGGGTGCCCCCAGCAAGCCGTGGCCCTGGATTGTCTTTATGGAGTCGAGGAGGGGGGGGCTGGTGATTCCTGAGATTAGGGTGGGCGAGGAGGCGATGAGGCGGCTCTGGCTGGTGGAGGTGGGAGTCGACGGGGTGGTGGTCCCCGTCCCCGTGCTGGATTCGGAGGTGCTGACCGCCGGCGCGCGGGAAGCCAGCCCCAACCCTGGCGGGCAAAGAGGGGGGGGCGTTGGCGTTGGGGGGGGTCCACCCTCCCCTCTTCTCTCACAGCATGGTCCCAGACTGGGGGGatccctccccaaaaccccccaggCGCCGCCGGGAGCCCCCCCGCTGTACCTGTGACGGTGCTGGTGGCCGGCCGGGCGTGCAGGGCCACGTCGGGCTGGGGGACGGCTTGAGGGTGGAGACCCGGGACCTGCTGCAGTTTGGGGAGGGACATGATGGACTGGCTGCTTTCGGCGGGCGAGGGGGGCACCAGGAGGGGCTGCTGGGAGGCCACGGAGGTGGGGGGCAAGTGAGGGGGCCGGATCTTCTCCGCCATCAACTGCTCCTTGATTTTGTTGATCAGGACCAGGTTGTCCAGCTggtgggtgggggaagaaggcAGAGAGGTGGGCGGGGGGGCGGAGGAGCCGgcacccccgggacccccagcctccccccggGCATCCCCCACGTCCGTctgtcctctctcctccccaaaaTCCCTCTGTCCCCGAGCCACCGCGGCAGTGGGGGGTCCTACCTGGCTGGGCATGGTGGGGGGGGGCGGCCAGAAGTAGGGGTTGTTGAAGCGAGGCTCCGCCATCCTGCGGGGAGAGAGGGGGGCGGGTTACGGGCTGGCACCGGCTGCCGCACCGACCCCCCACCCCGCCTCCCCCCGGGGCTCAAACCCCACCGAcaccaacccccccaaaaagcaaCGCCCAGGCTCTAAaagagggcagggagcaggcagggagcaggcagggccgggcacCCCCCGAGCATCCTCCCAGCTGGAAATTCCTGCAGGAGCCGAGCACCTCGAAGACCCCGAAACGCCAGCGAGCGCACAAGGACGCAGGACACAATTGggcaaggaggaaggggggatttgggggggaaaaCCCCCCAAATCTCCCAAGCCCTGGAGATATCCGCGCTGCTCCTCCAGTATCTCCAGGAGGGATTACGGAGGCGGGCGGGATGCTGCCGCGGGAGCGAGGGCCGGCATGACGGCGGCACATCGAACCCGAAGCCAACCCCGGCTGaatccccccccaccccaaaaaaaaaagccaccccCAATCCCAAGCGAAGCGACCTGCAAAGTCCGTGGCAGCTCGGCAGGAAAGCCCGGCTGCAGCGGGGCCGGGAGATTTATAGAGACGCTTAAACACGttgggaaaattaattctaaatcCATCTTCGCGTAATAGAAAACATCTGAAAGGGGGACGGCGAGAAAACGACACTGGCGAAACAGTCCGGCGTAACCGGGCATCGCCGCGCCAGCAAACCTCATTACGAGGGTGTTTAAGGGTAAAGTGTATAAGGGACCCCAGTGGAATATATAGGAGAGGTCCCCGAGGAGCTCTGTCTGCAATATAAACCAGGCCGCGGCTGGGATCCTGGGAGAAACTAGACCGGCACCTCCAGCAAAGCGCGTCCCCGAAAGCCCTCGGGGTGGCCGGATTTGGGAGCGAGGTGCCTACAGCAGAGCACCGGCGGctggggaaaccgaggcacggAGGGCCCCGGGTCACGGCTGTGCGGGTTTGGACGCAGTCCTGTGTTTGCTGGATGGGCGGCCTCCTCCGAACGGCGCCGGTGCCGCTGCCGTCCGggagcatccctgctcccacaAAAAAAGCACCccggggctgggatggggcgatgagccttcctcctcctcatcatcGCACTCACTCGCCGCCCCTCGGTTTAAATCAGCCCCTGAGCTCTCCGTAGGCGGGTGGGCAGCACCCAGCAAAAGGGGGTCCTGGTCCCACCAGGGACTTAGCACCCATGTGGCCACCCCAGCCTGAAAAAGAGCTGCGGGCTGGACCCCTCCAGGCTCGTTTTTTGGGGGCaactgaggcagggaggaggggaccGCCCGACCCTCGCGATACGGAGCAGCGCGGCGCAGGACAAGGCGCATTTTGGGGCGACTCAGACCTACGcgccagcagctgcaggcagcgccAAGGAATAGGAGCCATTTCGCGTGGCAGACCCCAACGCCGCGGCCAGGCTGGGAGACCACCCGGACACCGAGCATCCCGACCGGCTTCGGAAATTCCCCTTCCTCGCCTCAAACCGCTCCATGTCACCTCCCAGCTGCCCATGCACCAAATTTAGGCTTTTTCAAGTGAAAGCAGACCCGGATCCTCACAATATCCCCAGGCACGATTGTTTTTCCCGTGTTTTCTCTCCCTCCGCTGTATTTACCCCCCTCTCCGCAGCGCAGGCAGGCGAAAGGCAGAGCCGGGCGTCCCGCTCTGCACCACGCCTGTGcacacagaaagggaaattgCTGGGGCTATTAAATGCGCTTTCCCATACGCGTACACGCCTGCCACCGGCTATTTTATATAGATTATATATGTACCCGCACGCCACCCACGTCGTGTGTTTACCCACTGGctacgtatatatatataagatcGCTCGGGATGATGAGCATGGGATGGGGGACTCTGGGATGACGGCACGAGGGGCCGGCGCACGGGGAGACGGGGCCGAAAGAGGAGGTCGTGGCAGGGAAAACCCCTCGTGATGGAGACAGGCAGGAaagcaggcagcgggcaggcaggggagtgcaggcaggagggctccGGGTCCCCCGCAACGCAGCCAAGCACCCCGGCATGAACCCCACCGCCCCGGCTCGGCCGGCAGCAGCCCCGCGGTGTGGGAAAACAGGAAGCCGGAGCTATGATTAGAAAAGGGTTTTTTGGAGCTGCTCCCCCGTCACAGCAGGTGCCCTGCGACCTCCGTCTTTcccgtctgtctgtccatccatctgtctgtccctctccctgtcccgACAGCGTGCCAGGCTCTGCCGGAGCCATCGGTGGCACCACGAAGGATCGAAACCGCCGGGGCGGCTCCCAAACAATCGTTGGGATGCGGCAGGAACCGCTACAAACAGCCCCAGGACCCCTTGCACAAAGCTGGAGGGGGGGTTGGCAAAGGCACGAAGCgcattttggggaggaaagTGCAAATACTGCATGTATCCCCCCCGCCTCCACTTGAGGAGGtcttattaaattaattacaaattatttgcaaaaccACTGCGCTCAGAGCTTGACGAACCTGCCCGgaataaagaggaaagaaatggtCGGcgtgccaaaaaaaaaaaaaaaaaaaaaatccctgttccTGTCCCGATTTAATGTTATAAATCGTGCGGTATTTCATCGGGAGCGGAGGGAGCGgcttccccctctcccagggctgggatggctgggggagggagcgggaggggatataaagcagatggaaaaaaaaaatatataaaacctCCCTTTTTCTATATTCTCCACTAACTATGAAAAATGGAAGCTGAcatgcagcaaagaaaaaaaaaaaaagaagaaaatccattaaaatggaaattatgaAGGGTGGGGAACACTGCAGCGCATCTCCCCCCAGCTCTGCGGGGTAGGGGGGCATGTTAGGGCTCTCCGTGCCCCCCAGTTTTTGGCTGGGCAGGGGAATCCCCCTCCCCGGGTAACAGCTCTCCCGCAGCACGGGGTCCTGCAGTCCAAACCGCAGAGTGGGAGAGCCCCCGGCATCCTCCACGGGCACCGGATTTGGCCAACTCTTGCCAAAGGTTGTCCCAGGGGGCGTGGGTGGGTGCAAAAAGCATCGCGGCCGCCCGAGCGGGCACGGCCGGAGGAGAGGGATATCGGAAGAGCAAGCAGGAAGATGCGCAGAGCCCCAAAAACAGGGGCCGAACCCCGAATTCCCGCAGAACAGCGTGGTACCCAGCATCGCCGCTCAACCAGGCGAAGGGGGGAAGCGGCAGCATCTCGGGCGACCctaaaaagacacaaaaatcaTCGCCTCCGCACCCACGGGGAAGGAAGAGAGCGTGAGAAGCTGGCAAGCCGGGGCAAGGGGGGATGCCGAGGGGGAAAGGGGTGCGGCGGCGGCAGCGAGGGGTCGGCGGTGGCGAGATATGGTCGGATGCCGGTGTTTTGGTACTCACAGGCTGGCCTCAGAAGCCAGGTGGCcgcagctgcctggggagacGTGTCGATGAGGCTCCAGATTGATGGGAGGTAGATGATGGCACGGGTGGGCACGAGCTCACTAGAGCCTTCCAACTTCCTACCCAACTGCCGCTAAGTCAAGCTACAGTTCTCTAGGGAACGCCTCTACCTTGGCAGCCCTCTCTGTCTCGCCTTcgctgaaataaaaagaaacaagagattTCTTTTCACGGCACCGCCGAGAGAAAGGGGGCAGCTCCCGGGTACCGGCAACCCTGCGGACGGCAAGCGATCACCGACCCGGTACAGCCGGCAAACGGGGGGCTGGGAGGCGAGGGGAGGGATTTGGGGTGACCGGAGCGGCGGTCGGAGTGTCTAAACGTGCCCTCAACCGAGCGAGAAGCCGAGCCCTCGGTGTCCCCAGCCGCAGCGTCCTGTCCCCGAGGGTCCCGGCGAGAGCATCGGGGCAGAGATTCCACCCCCCCATGCCAAGCGGCGAGCGCAGGAAAGCCAACGGCGGCCCGAGACGGCACGGCGGGCAAGAGCCAAGCGGGGTGaggtcccctgtgtccccccgccAAATCCCAGCATGCCCTCGCCGCCatgggacaggcaggggacgGTGACACTAGCGTAGCCGCGTCCCCGCCACCTCCACGGCTGGGCGAGGGCAGaacccagctctgccctccactgtgcctcagtttcccccaaAACCACGAGGCCACGGCCCCTCTCCTCCCGCAAGGACGGGCTTCCCCCTGTGTGCAAGCAAGGTTTGCCCGGAGCAGGAGGATTTTCCGAGGGAAAGCGAGTGCCCCTCCGCAAAAACCCCATCCCAGAGTTGCCAGGGTGGGAAGCAGCATCCAGCACCATCCCGCTTCCATCCTCGGGGAACCCGCATCCCTCCCCGCCTGGATTGTCCTCATCCGGGAGGGATTTGCCCCAAAGCAGAGGTGGCAGAAGGCAGGCGAGGCCGGGGAAGCAGAAACGACAGGCGAGACCCGAAATCCCCATcgctcggggagggggggcagacCGCGCGCCAGAAGAATTCACCCAAGATGGAACCAATTAAACCCCATGTTTCCGCCCCCCGAAGGGCCGTTAACTGGTGTTTCTCCTTCAGATTTTCagcaaaaccaacccaaaatgAGCCCCGGCATAAAGCCCATCCTGGCATGGGGATCCCTGTGTGGGAAAGGGGGTGCACGGGCACAGGGATGAGGAGCCAAGCACCGGTGTGAAGCAAAAGGGGAGGCAAAGCCACGCTGGGGACCACCACGgtgtgccccccgccccggggatGAAGGAGGGGGGAACCGGGGAGGCAAGGCTCCCAAAAGATGGGGGCTGAGGCAGCGCAACCCCAAATCCTCGGGGTCAAAACACCGTCCGTCTGTCCCGTCACCAATGGGACCCACCgaaggggacacggggacagccTGCAGGGAAAACCAGCGGCCGTGGGGCGAAGCTCATGCCAAACACGGGGCCCGtatcccccccaaaacacactgTTCCCCAGCGCTGGGAGGCTACCTGCTGCCCCAGACCCCCAAATACACCCACCCCTCTAAAAGAGACCAGCCGGGCGCCCACAAGGCAAAGCCAGCACCCGCAAACCAGCCAGCTCGGGGGGCAACCGGCCCCCCATGGCAGCAAGGGGGGGTCTGGAGAGCACCCACGGGTGACACCCCGCGCTGACGGGACCACCGCAGTGGGGCGGCGGgtggggaaaccgaggcacggGCGGCTTAGCAGGGGTTTGCCCCGAGGAGGTAGCAAGCACGCACCAAATCCAACATGCACTTGTCGTGACATCGCACCCACCGACCgaaaatccacattttttttgaggggaaaaaaaatcatgggggggggggggggttcaaGGGAGAGAAAGATTATTTTACGCATACAAATACATGTACCTTAAAACGGAAATTTCAAGCGGTCACACTTACACCGTGAGTGGGGTCCCCTCCGCCGCCGGATGCGGTCCCCTCCCCGCAGAGGGGGTGGGCAGAtagccccccgtgccccccaaaatcccccaggGAGGGCCGAAATCTGCCCCCacttatatataaatatatatatgcacatgaTAATACATATATTACTATGTCcatatatgtattatttttatatgcatatatattatTACGTGCATACACATTATTTTacaatgtaaatatatatatatatatatatgtatatatatgggtttttttctccagtccCCTCAATAAAGCCGGCATGCCCACCTCTGCGAGTACTGGCGTTGCTTCCCCTTATCCGCGTCCATCTCCAGCTCTAGCTGAGACCGGGTGCTGCACGCGGGGCGTTTTTCTACGGGGGGACAAGGAGGACAACTTCACACACCCCGAACCCACCGCCAGCCCCCGGCGCGCGAGATCCCAGAGCGGAGGAACAAAAGCGAAGCGGCTCCGACCTACCCGACCCGTGGGAACGTGGggtttttcctgaaaatagagagaaaaaaaaaaaaaaagcaatgtttttcttttagccCAGCTCACCCCCAAGCTGCCTGCGAAGCCGAGGGAtggggagctggctggaaaaTCGGGGTTGAAATCCATCCCCTCGCCCCAGACCCTCCGCCTCTCGGCAAATTGCACGCCGGGAGGGACCGAAAACTTTTTTACCTCTCCGCTAAAATATCACTTTATAATCTCAAAAGGCCTCGGGCTCGAAGCCGCTATCGCCCACTCCATCCTCCCCGGATTAAAAAACCCGGCTGATGTCCGAAGGACCGCAGGgccggggaaaaaaaaaaaaaaacaaggagcaTCCTCCGACCTTGCAGGGTatttgctggagaaaaagaaataaaatcagcaaattAATCATTCCTGGGTTAAAACACATCTTCGTCCGGCTTCGCTGCGGCCACGCCAGCTCTAAGCTCCCCCCCGGGCCCCCGAGGTGGCCAGGAGATTATGGATGTATAAATAGTATATGGCTAAATATACGtccaggcagacagacagacctCTCTAAGCACCGCCACGGAAATTTGGGTCCCTCGCTAAGGCTGCCGCATTCCTGCCAAAGCGCGATGCAAAAATATTCCCCCGTTAGACCTTCCAGCCAGCGAGACCACTTTCTAGACAAAACCGGTTAAAGcggaaagagaggaaaggaagaaaaaggggggaaagaaaaggaataaaaatgataataataataataaccacCCCCCCGCGCTTCTTCCGCCACCCCCTGTGTAAGAAAAAAgccatgaataaataaaaaagcaaacacccCCCCCATCATGCAACATCCACAAAAATAGGTACGTTCAGCTGCAATTAACTTTTCCATTAGACCAtccagagggagagaaaaagagaaaatccagCAAAATGGGTATTTTCCTGGAtgcccccccccttttcccccttcccccccccccttttccttcttcttccttctcgGCGAAGAGGGGGggtggtaaaaataaaataataataataataaaaaaagaggtggAAAAAGGCGAAGTTTGGCGTTAAGTGAAGTTGAAATCCTCGACCtgggaggggagatgggggggtggcctttttttttgcagacaaaaaggccgggggatggggatggaggggggggtttgggggggctggcCCGGCCGGgagcttccccccccccttcatcCGCCGCCTCTCCCACATTCTCAGACGGTTTTATTAAAATTCgcagacaaaaggaaaacaaaaatggcaGCCCCGGCTTATTTTTAAAACGCTAGGACGGGGACGCCATATTCTGCAGATCTGcgaggaggggaaagggggggtgaggaaaaaaatgtaaaaaaaattaataaaaaataatttaaataaaaaaaaaacccaaaacgcAGCGCGGGGGTGTGGGGCCGCCCCCCGCTCGTACCCGGGGTGGGGGTAGGGGGTTGAGGTGTTTCGGAGGGATGGAtgtgggggaaagggggaaggaagggaagaggaaaaaaagggggagaaaaaaagacacttccTATACCAACAGCCATGCTGCCCCGCCGCGTCCCGCCGGCTCCGCCGCACGGAGGAAGATgggcgccccgcgccgcccgcccgccccgcgcccgcccccgccaccgcccgccccgccccgggacgcggcgggcccggccgccggcgccgccTTCGCCCCCCGCTCTACCCgccgggggggacggggacgctggcggggcccggcggggcacCGGGTCCTCAGGTTCCCCTCAGAGCCCCCCCAGATCTGCTCAGGCCCCGCGGTTCCCTCAGCCCCCCGGCtctccctcctcagcccccCAGACCTCAGTTCTGGGTCcccgcagctcctgcaggtCTCCTCAGCCTCCCGCAGGTCCCCTCAGCCCTCCCAGATCACCACAGTCCCCCGgttcccctcagccccccagtTCTTCTCAGCCCCCGGTTCCCCTCAGTCCCCCAGTTCTCCTCAGCTCCCCTCAGTCCCAGGGTTGTCCTCAGCCCCTCGCAAAGCTCCTCAGCCCCCCGgttcccctcagccccccagtTCTCCTCAGCCCCCGgttcccctcagccccccagtTCTCCTCAGCCCCCCGgttcccctcagccccccagtTCTCCTCAGCCCCCCGGTTCCCCTCAGTCCCCCCAGTTCCCCTCAGACCCCTAATTCTCCTCAGACCCCCGGatcccctcagcctcctggcTCTCCTCAGCCCCCCGGTTCCCCTCAGCCCCCGGTTCCCCTCAGTCCCCCCAGTTCCCCTCagacccccaggtcccctcagccccctgGATCCCCTCAGTTCCCCCCAAATCTCTTCAGCCCCCAGGGCCCCTCAGCCCCCCGgttcccctcagccccccagtTCTCCTCAGCCCCCCGGTTCCCCTCAGTCCCCCAGTTCTCCCTCAGACCCCACTCCTCCTCAGCCCCAGGGTTCCCCTCAGCCCCCGGTTCTCCTCAGCCCCCGgttcccctcagccccccagtTCTCCTCAGCCCCCGgttcccctcagccccccagtTCTCCTCAGCCCCCCGgttcccctcagccccccagtTCTCCTCAGACCCCTAATTCTCCTCAGACCCCGGatcccctcagcctcctggcTCTCCTCAGCCCCCGGTTCCCCTCAGCCCCCGGTTCCCCTCAGTCCCCCAgttcccctcagccccccaggTCCCCTCAGCCCCTGGATCCCCTCAGTTCCCCCCCCAATCTCTTCAGCCCCAGGGCCCTCAGCCCCCGgttcccctcagccccccagtTCTCCTCAGCCCCCCAGTTCCCCTCAGACCCCTAATTCTCCTCAGACCCCGGatcccctcagcctcctggcTCTCCTCAGCCCCCCGgttcccctcagccccccagtTCCCCTCAGACCCCTAATTCTCCTCAGCCCCCCAGTTCCCCTCAGTCCCCCCAgttcccctcagccccccaggtcccctcagccccctgGATCCCCTCAGTTCCCCCCCCAATCTCTTCAGCCCCCAGGGCCCCTCAGCCCCCGGTTCCCCGCCACCCCTCTCTGTGCctctgcagccccacagccccctcgGGCTGTCACCCCCCACCTTTGCCCCCCGCCCCTTTGTGGGTCTCCGCAGCCCCCAGGGACGctgcccccctgtcccccccagcccctgaggGTCCCCCGTttccctgggggtccccagcccctctcagGGTCTCCCCCATCTCGGGgtctccccatcccctctgtgGGTCTCTGCAGACCCCAGGGtctccccaaaccccccagctTTGCCAGCCCCTTGGGCCTCTCcatttgctttctcctccccacGTCCCTTTTGGGGagcatcctcttttttttaaatttaaatttatttatctgGTTTTTCATCATTTTATCTGCGTGTCCCCCGCCATCTCAGCCCTGTGCCCCAAATCAGCAGATACAGTgcactggggaaggaaaagcGGGGGCAAAACCCTCCCggttctgctgcttcttccccagGTCCAGGGGGTGACAGTGCTTCTGagtttctaatttaaaaatcatttttaaagccccaaaaatggtgatttttttcacactttCCCAAAATGGTCCACTACGGAGGGTGATGGAGGTGACACGGATGCCCTGAACAGGCAGACCCGTAATTAGCAAACCCAAACGATGCCTCTGAGAGAGAGGTGGGgagtggggaaggagcagggatgggacggggtgggatggggtgggatgggacagggtgggatggggtgggatgggacgggatggggtggggtgggatggggtgggatgaggtggggtggggtgggatgggatggggtgggatgggatggggtggggtgggacgGGGTGGGAtgaggtggggtgggatgggatgggatgggatgggatggggtgggatgagCTTCCAAGAGGTCTCCACCGAGGTGTGGGCGTCCACCTCTAACTGCCCCGGGCGAGTGGAGGGGCATGAAGACCCCAGGGAAGGTTCTGGCCGAGGCggtggtgctggggcaggggtgctGCCACCCCCCCGGTGACCTCTCAGTTCTGGCCGTGTCCCCTGCCCATGTCCCCACCCTTCTTTAGCACCAGCACCAGCTAGCTGGCCTGGGATCTCCCCATCGCCCAACATTTCCCCATCTTGGAAGGTCCCCAGATCCATTAATTATCCATGACTCAACCAAGAACCTGAGCCAGCAGCTCGAAAACTCCCCTTTTATCTGATTTTTGGATGTTGACACCTAGCAGTTGCTGATCAATGCTGGTGTCACCCCAAAACAGGACACCAGGAGAGACTGGAACATCTCAGAGCGTCCCTGCTGTCCCCTAAGCCACCGATGTCTGTCCCCGATGCTGCCGAGTTCCCCCTcgttggttttattttcatcgGTGCTTTCGCTTCCTCCCGCAGCCCTGGGGCTTTCggctgctgggattttttttttgccgtGATTATGAAACTGGTGGTTTTAAA harbors:
- the ZNF362 gene encoding zinc finger protein 362 isoform X6 — translated: MAEPRFNNPYFWPPPPTMPSQLDNLVLINKIKEQLMAEKIRPPHLPPTSVASQQPLLVPPSPAESSQSIMSLPKLQQVPGLHPQAVPQPDVALHARPATSTVTGLGLASRAPAVSTSESSTGTGTTTPSTPTSTSQSRLIASSPTLISGITSPPLLDSIKTIQGHGLLGAPKAERGRKKIKAENPSGPPVLVVPYPILASGETAKEGKTYRCKVCPLTFFTKSEMQIHSKSHTEAKPHKCPHCSKSFANASYLAQHLRIHLGVKPYHCSYCEKSFRQLSHLQQHTRIHTGDRPYKCPHPGCEKAFTQLSNLQSHQRQHNKDKPYKCPNCYRAYTDSASLQIHLSAHAIKHAKAYCCSMCGRAYTSETYLMKHMSKHTVVEHLVSQHSPQRTESPGIPVRISLI
- the ZNF362 gene encoding zinc finger protein 362 isoform X1, coding for MEKLIAAERKTPRSHGSEKRPACSTRSQLELEMDADKGKQRQYSQRMAEPRFNNPYFWPPPPTMPSQLDNLVLINKIKEQLMAEKIRPPHLPPTSVASQQPLLVPPSPAESSQSIMSLPKLQQVPGLHPQAVPQPDVALHARPATSTVTGLGLASRAPAVSTSESSTGTGTTTPSTPTSTSQSRLIASSPTLISGITSPPLLDSIKTIQGHGLLGAPKAERGRKKIKAENPSGPPVLVVPYPILASGETAKEGKTYRCKVCPLTFFTKSEMQIHSKSHTEAKPHKCPHCSKSFANASYLAQHLRIHLGVKPYHCSYCEKSFRQLSHLQQHTRIHTGDRPYKCPHPGCEKAFTQLSNLQSHQRQHNKDKPYKCPNCYRAYTDSASLQIHLSAHAIKHAKAYCCSMCGRAYTSETYLMKHMSKHTVVEHLVSQHSPQRTESPGIPVRISLI
- the ZNF362 gene encoding zinc finger protein 362 isoform X2, whose protein sequence is MAVGKTPRSHGSEKRPACSTRSQLELEMDADKGKQRQYSQRMAEPRFNNPYFWPPPPTMPSQLDNLVLINKIKEQLMAEKIRPPHLPPTSVASQQPLLVPPSPAESSQSIMSLPKLQQVPGLHPQAVPQPDVALHARPATSTVTGLGLASRAPAVSTSESSTGTGTTTPSTPTSTSQSRLIASSPTLISGITSPPLLDSIKTIQGHGLLGAPKAERGRKKIKAENPSGPPVLVVPYPILASGETAKEGKTYRCKVCPLTFFTKSEMQIHSKSHTEAKPHKCPHCSKSFANASYLAQHLRIHLGVKPYHCSYCEKSFRQLSHLQQHTRIHTGDRPYKCPHPGCEKAFTQLSNLQSHQRQHNKDKPYKCPNCYRAYTDSASLQIHLSAHAIKHAKAYCCSMCGRAYTSETYLMKHMSKHTVVEHLVSQHSPQRTESPGIPVRISLI
- the ZNF362 gene encoding zinc finger protein 362 isoform X4 translates to MAVEKRPACSTRSQLELEMDADKGKQRQYSQRMAEPRFNNPYFWPPPPTMPSQLDNLVLINKIKEQLMAEKIRPPHLPPTSVASQQPLLVPPSPAESSQSIMSLPKLQQVPGLHPQAVPQPDVALHARPATSTVTGLGLASRAPAVSTSESSTGTGTTTPSTPTSTSQSRLIASSPTLISGITSPPLLDSIKTIQGHGLLGAPKAERGRKKIKAENPSGPPVLVVPYPILASGETAKEGKTYRCKVCPLTFFTKSEMQIHSKSHTEAKPHKCPHCSKSFANASYLAQHLRIHLGVKPYHCSYCEKSFRQLSHLQQHTRIHTGDRPYKCPHPGCEKAFTQLSNLQSHQRQHNKDKPYKCPNCYRAYTDSASLQIHLSAHAIKHAKAYCCSMCGRAYTSETYLMKHMSKHTVVEHLVSQHSPQRTESPGIPVRISLI
- the ZNF362 gene encoding zinc finger protein 362 isoform X5, whose translation is MDADKGKQRQYSQRMAEPRFNNPYFWPPPPTMPSQLDNLVLINKIKEQLMAEKIRPPHLPPTSVASQQPLLVPPSPAESSQSIMSLPKLQQVPGLHPQAVPQPDVALHARPATSTVTGLGLASRAPAVSTSESSTGTGTTTPSTPTSTSQSRLIASSPTLISGITSPPLLDSIKTIQGHGLLGAPKAERGRKKIKAENPSGPPVLVVPYPILASGETAKEGKTYRCKVCPLTFFTKSEMQIHSKSHTEAKPHKCPHCSKSFANASYLAQHLRIHLGVKPYHCSYCEKSFRQLSHLQQHTRIHTGDRPYKCPHPGCEKAFTQLSNLQSHQRQHNKDKPYKCPNCYRAYTDSASLQIHLSAHAIKHAKAYCCSMCGRAYTSETYLMKHMSKHTVVEHLVSQHSPQRTESPGIPVRISLI
- the ZNF362 gene encoding zinc finger protein 362 isoform X3, whose protein sequence is MEKLIAAEQKRPACSTRSQLELEMDADKGKQRQYSQRMAEPRFNNPYFWPPPPTMPSQLDNLVLINKIKEQLMAEKIRPPHLPPTSVASQQPLLVPPSPAESSQSIMSLPKLQQVPGLHPQAVPQPDVALHARPATSTVTGLGLASRAPAVSTSESSTGTGTTTPSTPTSTSQSRLIASSPTLISGITSPPLLDSIKTIQGHGLLGAPKAERGRKKIKAENPSGPPVLVVPYPILASGETAKEGKTYRCKVCPLTFFTKSEMQIHSKSHTEAKPHKCPHCSKSFANASYLAQHLRIHLGVKPYHCSYCEKSFRQLSHLQQHTRIHTGDRPYKCPHPGCEKAFTQLSNLQSHQRQHNKDKPYKCPNCYRAYTDSASLQIHLSAHAIKHAKAYCCSMCGRAYTSETYLMKHMSKHTVVEHLVSQHSPQRTESPGIPVRISLI